CAGGTGGGTCGATCCACCCCCAGGCGCCGGGCGATGAGCAGAAAGCTCCCCGCGCCGTCGAGGGGGATCTGCAACTGCTGGGCCAGGGAACGGGCCATCACCACGCTGAGGCGGGTGCCGGTGAATCCCCCCGGGCCGGTGGCGACGGCGAGCCGCGCCAGGCGGGGCCACTGGCGGGCGGGCAGCACGGCCTCCACGCAGTCCAGAAGCGCTCCGGAAAGGTCCCGGCCGAGGGGAAACTCCTTCAGCTGATCGCCGGCACCGGCTCCGCTGCCCGCGGAGCCAGGGTCAGCGTCGAGATCCCGCAGGCCCACGCCGAGCGCGGAGCTGGAACTGTGCAGGGCCAGGAGCCAGCTCATCGGGGGCAGGCCTCACCGGGACGCAGCCGCTGCCACCGCCCCGGATCGGGCGCGAACGACGCGCAGGCGCGCACATCCCATTCCACGCCCACCCCTCCAGCGGCCAGATCCAGCACCTGCACGTGGATGCGCGGCTCAACCGGCCGGAAGTCCGGGTGGGGGGTGAGATGGGGGGCGCCGTGCTGGCGCTCCACCGCGTGATAGGCCTGACAGCGGTCGACCCAGCGGCAGTCCACACAGATGCACATTCCGGCCAGGCCGCGCCAGGGGCCCATTGTGACGGGCGAACTGCCGCCTGACGAGCTGGCGCGGCGGGTCTGGCATCGCCTGGCGCCTGAAGGCTGGCCCGTATCCCCGGATGCGCTGCCCCCCGGCAGTGCCCTGGTGGGGGGCGCGGTGCGGGATGCGCTGCTGGGACGCCTGGGCTCCCGGCCGGATCTCGACCTGGTGGTGCCCGCCGGCGCCATCGGCCTCTGCCGGCGCCTGGCCCAACGCCTCGGGGGCACCTGTGTGGTGCTCGACCAGCCCCGCGACATCGCACGCCTGGTGGTGAACGGCTGGACGCTCGATCTGGCAGGCCGGGACGGCCCGAGCCTGGAGAGCGACCTGCAGCGGCGCGACTACACCGCCAACGCGATCGCCCTTCGCCTGGACAACCCCACGGTGCTGGTCGACCCCACCGGCGGGCTGGCCGATCTGGCCGCGGGCCGCCTGGCCGCCGTGAGCGAGGCCAACCTGCTGGCCGACCCCCTGCGGCTGCTGCGGGGCGTGCGGCTGAGCCACACCCTGGACCTGCCGCTCGCGGCGCTCAGCCAGGACTGGATCCGCCATCACGCCCAGACCCTGGGGCAGGTCGCGGGCGAGCGGGTGTTCACCGAGCTCGAGAAGCTCGCCGCGGACCCCAGAGGCCACCAGGGGCTGGCCTGGAGCCTGCGGCACAACCTGCTGGCCGCCTGGGGGGCTGACCCGAACGCCGGACGGCCCCTGACGGGTCTGGGCCCCGAGCAGGCCGGCGCCTGCGGCCTCGACGCCTCGGAACGGGCCTGGGCACTGCCGCTGGCCAGGCTCGCCACCCTGCTGCCACCGGCCGCGCTGGGGCGGTTGCGCGCCAGCAGGCAGTGGCAGCAGCGCAGCGCCAGGCTGCGCTGCTGGTGGCAGGAGCTGGAGGCCCGGCCCGGCCCCGAGGCGCTGGCGGAGCCGAGGCGGCTGCAGCTGCATGGTGAGCTGGAGGCCGACCTGCCCGCCCTGCTGCTGCGGCTTCCCCCCGCCGTGGCCCGCCCTTGGATGGCCCGCTGGCGACAACCGGAGGACTGCCTGTTTCACCCCAGATCGCCGCTGGATGGGCGGCAGCTGCAGCAGGCTCTGAACCTGCCGCCTGGCCCCCTGCTGGGAGAACTGATCCGTCACCTCACCCTGGAGCGGGCTTTTGGCCGCATTCCAGTAGCGGATCCGGCTGCCGGCGCTGTCGCGATTCACACCGCCCGAGCCTGGCTGAGCCGACGACGTGATTAACTTTCTGATGTAAGGCGTGAATCAGAGGTTGTTCCTCGCCTGCTGAGCTTTCTTCTCCCCTCCCCATCCATGAGCATCCGTCTCTACGTCGGCAACCTGCCGCAGTCCTTTGATGCCCAAGAGCTCGAGGCTCTGTTCACGGCTGTTGGGGAGGGCGTGCGCTTCAAAGCCGTCAACGACCGTGAAACGGGGGCCTGCCGGGGCTTCGGTTTCGCCAACGTGGAGGATCAGAAGCTGGCCGATGCCGTGATCGAGCAGCTGAACGGCAGGGATTTCGGCGGCAACACCCTCCGCATCGAGCTGTCGGAGCGCCGGGATGCCCGCCCCACCGCAGCGGCCGAGCGCCGCGGCAGCACCGCCGCCCCCCTGCGCAAGGCCGCCGACAAGGTGGTGCATGCCGACCAGGTGGACAGCGAGGCCCCCGATCCCCGCTGGGCCGGCGAGCTGGCCAAGCTCAAGCAGCTGCTCGACACCCAGAAGGCGACCGTCTGAGCCCGGGCTCCCTTCCGCCCGCCTGCATGGGC
This portion of the Cyanobium sp. NIES-981 genome encodes:
- the tsaB gene encoding tRNA (adenosine(37)-N6)-threonylcarbamoyltransferase complex dimerization subunit type 1 TsaB, whose translation is MSWLLALHSSSSALGVGLRDLDADPGSAGSGAGAGDQLKEFPLGRDLSGALLDCVEAVLPARQWPRLARLAVATGPGGFTGTRLSVVMARSLAQQLQIPLDGAGSFLLIARRLGVDRPTWLVQELPRRGVVAGLYGPDAAALGGMGEWRAPRLYADRQAVQALEPQAPLAPAEVAVIQDVAQLLELSALAHRQALPGPWEPVLPQYPTAPVAV
- a CDS encoding Ycf34 family protein translates to MCICVDCRWVDRCQAYHAVERQHGAPHLTPHPDFRPVEPRIHVQVLDLAAGGVGVEWDVRACASFAPDPGRWQRLRPGEACPR
- a CDS encoding CCA tRNA nucleotidyltransferase, producing MTGELPPDELARRVWHRLAPEGWPVSPDALPPGSALVGGAVRDALLGRLGSRPDLDLVVPAGAIGLCRRLAQRLGGTCVVLDQPRDIARLVVNGWTLDLAGRDGPSLESDLQRRDYTANAIALRLDNPTVLVDPTGGLADLAAGRLAAVSEANLLADPLRLLRGVRLSHTLDLPLAALSQDWIRHHAQTLGQVAGERVFTELEKLAADPRGHQGLAWSLRHNLLAAWGADPNAGRPLTGLGPEQAGACGLDASERAWALPLARLATLLPPAALGRLRASRQWQQRSARLRCWWQELEARPGPEALAEPRRLQLHGELEADLPALLLRLPPAVARPWMARWRQPEDCLFHPRSPLDGRQLQQALNLPPGPLLGELIRHLTLERAFGRIPVADPAAGAVAIHTARAWLSRRRD
- a CDS encoding RNA-binding protein, translating into MSIRLYVGNLPQSFDAQELEALFTAVGEGVRFKAVNDRETGACRGFGFANVEDQKLADAVIEQLNGRDFGGNTLRIELSERRDARPTAAAERRGSTAAPLRKAADKVVHADQVDSEAPDPRWAGELAKLKQLLDTQKATV